From Myxocyprinus asiaticus isolate MX2 ecotype Aquarium Trade chromosome 49, UBuf_Myxa_2, whole genome shotgun sequence, a single genomic window includes:
- the LOC127438303 gene encoding scaffold attachment factor B2-like → MSDSSTADVGFAEAGVRKLSELRVIDLKAELKRRNLDISGNKSLLSERLKKAIEEEGGNPDEIVVHLEITPKKTPRRTPKGKSKDSDEPEDCTLEEDSVDGQDESDAIPENLQDMDIMDMSVLDEADMGNEGGGDGDEYDDELQDTMSNEESLREDDVKKVDTANASDAVISRSELEEEMEASGTNMEENEEATCQEDNGEDGREDEKESEKVAGSCISELIKEDFTEEPTEVEESSVLESHKEEDNVHDLSNADDASNLEAESMACEADIDTAKQNKVESRSNGQENIQDTLVNTESTSAQAANDNETSLREIEIAVDSESASKEEGVEESKTEPAESSEVKESSVQGDDQTKSGDEDKSSKPESKDEKGSAGASGRNLWVSGLSSTTRATDLKNLFSKYGKVVGAKVVTNARSPGARCYGFVTMCSTEEATKCISHLHRTELHGRMISVERAKNEPAGKKPTDKGEGKKAGSDRRQSTDSKTETSENKDEKTEGSDGKEHGGERTVVMDQSKGEPVISVKTKSKERSTKSRDRTSSSKERKDILSFDQIKEQRERERQRQKEREIREVERRKHSGERDRDSRLERERIRLFRQREEKDRLMRRRNWLEVEKQRLDADRMEREFLERERLRVEFERRREQERIHREREELRRQQEQLRYEQDRRPLKRPYDMDGRKDDWQVKRVNMDDRYGRSDFGRQDRYQDFDHRDRSRHQEDMMMDRRDNRGGLSGDRDSQHLSDRDRHGRDNRDNWGGSYDKRGMNPTRPVPGSRDRDWEPGRKMDGDRNWQGADRGVPGPGHIARGGMASRGGYLPTGASPSLSGALNRPNQIMQSSGMQGGGAFGRRY, encoded by the exons ATGTCAGACTCGTCGACAGCAGATGTGGGATTCGCGGAGGCGGGAGTTCGCAAGTTATCGGAGCTGAGAGTGATCGATCTGAAGGCCGAACTGAAACGCCGAAACCTCGACATCAGCGGAAATAAAAGCCTGCTTTCAGAGAGACTCAAAAAG GCCATTGAAGAAGAGGGCGGCAATCCAGATGAGATTGTTGTACACCTTGAAATAACTCCCAAGAAAACACCACGACGAACTCCTAAAG GAAAAAGCAAAGACAGTGACGAACCTGAAGATTGCACCCTTGAGGAGGACTCCGTTGATGGCCAG GACGAATCAGATGCTATTCCAGAGAACCTTCAGGATATGGATATCATGGACATGAGTGTTCTGGATGAAGCCGATATGGGCAATGAAGGTGGGGGCGATGGAGATGAATATGATGATGAGCTTCAAGACACCATGTCGAATGAAGAGAGTTTAAGGGAAGATGACGTTAAAAAAGTTGATACGGCAAATGCCAGTGATGCCGTCATAAGCAGATCTGAGTTGGAGGAG GAAATGGAGGCCAGTGGTACAAACATGGAGGAAAATGAGGAAGCCACTTGTCAG GAGGATAATGGAGAGGATGGGCGTGAAGATGAAAAAG AAAGTGAGAAAGTAGCCGGGTCTTGTATATCAGAGCTGATTAAGGAAGACTTCACTGAAGAGCCGACTGAAGTGGAAGAATCTTCAGTCTTGGAGTCTCACAAAGAGGAAGACAATGTGCACGACCTTTCTAACGCTGATGACGCCAGCAATTTGGAAGCAGAATCGATGGCCTGTGAAGCGGACATTGACACtgcaaagcaaaacaaagttGAATCCAGAAGCAACGGCCAAGAAAACATTCAGGACACTTTGGTGAACACCGAGAGCACTTCCGCTCAGGCCGCTAATGATAATGAAACGAGTTTGCGTGAAATTGAAATCGCAGTTGACTCGGAAAGTGCGTCAAAAGAAGAAGGGGTCGAGGAAAGCAAGACTGAACCTGCTGAGTCTTCAGAAGTCAAAGAGTCCTCTGTACAGGGTGATGATCAGACAAAGAG TGGTGACGAGGATAAATCAAGCAAGCCGGAGTCGAAAGATGAAAAAG GTAGCGCTGGTGCTAGCGGAAGGAACCTTTGGGTCAGTGGACTTTCTTCAACCACTAGAGCGACGGATCTGAAGAATCTGTTCAGCAAATATGGCAAG GTTGTTGGCGCTAAAGTAGTAACAAACGCTCGAAGCCCAGGAGCTCGCTGCTATGGATTCGTCACTATGTGTTCTACTGAGGAGGCCACCAAGTGCATAAGTCATCTGCACAGAACCGAACTGCATGGCAGAATGATATCAGTTGAAAGa GCCAAGAATGAACCAGCCGGAAAGAAGCCTACTGACAAAGGTGAAGGTAAAAAGGCTGGCAGTGACAGAAGACAATCCACTGACTCCAAGACTGAGAC ATCTGAGAACAAGGATGAGAAGACTGAAGGCTCTGATGGCAAAG AGCATGGTGGTGAAAGGACTGTCGTGATGGACCAGTCAAAAGGAGAGCCAGTTATTAGCGTGAAAACCAAAAGCAAAGAGCGA AGCACCAAGAGTCGTGACCGCACGTCCTCCAGCAAAGAGAGGAAGGACATTTTGTCCTTTGATCAGATCAAAGAACAGCGAGAGAGGGAACGTCAGAGGCAGAAAGAACGAGAGATCAGAGAGGTAGAGAGACGCAAACACTCTGG CGAGCGAGACCGTGATAGCCGTTTGGAGCGTGAACGCATCCGTCTCTTCCGGCAGCGGGAGGAGAAAGACAGGCTGATGAGGAGGCGCAACTGGCTAGAGGTGGAGAAGCAGAGGCTGGATGCCGACCGTATGGAGCGTGAGTTCCTGGAACGTGAGCGTCTCCGTGTGGAGTTTGAGCGCCGGCGTGAACAGGAGCGCATTCATCGTGAGAGGGAGGAGCTGCGGCGGCAGCAGGAGCAACTGCGTTATGAACAGGACCGACGTCCCCTCAAGAGGCCATATGACATGGATGGCAG aaaagacgACTGGCAAGTGAAGAGAGTGAACATGGACGATCGCTATGGAAGGTCAGATTTTGGACGGCAAGACCGATACCAAGATTTTGACCACAGAGATCGCAGCCGCCATCAGGAGGACATGATGATGGACAG GAGAGACAACAGAGGTGGATTGTCAGGGGACAGAGACAGTCAG CACTTGTCTGATCGGGACAGGCACGGCAGGGACAATCGTGATAATTGGGGTGGCAGCTATGACAAACGTGGAATGAATCCTACAAGGCCAGTGCCTGGAAG TCGTGACAGAGACTGGGAACCTGGGCGTAAAATGGATGGGGACAGAAACTGGCAAG GAGCCGACCGAGGTGTTCCAGGACCAGGTCACATTGCACGAGGAGGAATGGCAag CCGGGGCGGGTACTTGCCAACGGGGGCATCTCCGTCTCTCTCTGGAGCCTTAAACCGACCGAACCAGATtatgcagagcagcgggatgCAGGGAGGCGGAGCCTTTGGTCGACGTTACTAA
- the LOC127438167 gene encoding mucosa-associated lymphoid tissue lymphoma translocation protein 1 homolog isoform X1 encodes MEGMNLGVGTLNEAVLNRLGYMLDNLKCGWKQLAKAVAEQPQFSCSDRDLTECSLKVLSANGSPGRYLLALLADRGCTLDFLLQCLRKIEHREAVGFLTTQVMEQIAITMQPQSQRVPEGSPVILSCKAVGPLELTYQWFKGKDEVPGGNVPELLLNCVGSAQQGHYICRVSFGDKFVFSKWAHVRLLRSGGASAGPSGSYFPSSSSGLYISQHPRAQALVEGDTLYLECAAQANPPPQFQWYHNRQPMPKSTRSFLKIPCITTADRGTYTCRVYNLYHEMWSDQVQVNIGPGSFSDVSWETTEVDTPDAPPKQMGDFCATDKVALLMGNMNYQHHRQLRAPMADVHELTNLLRQLDFKVVSLLDLNWQEMHSAVTEFLLLLDRGVYGLLYFAGHGYENYGNSFMVPIDAPASHTSKHCVCVQDVLQRMQERETGLNVFLLDMCRKRNPNDDSITQTGPLKVTANIVFGYATCVDAEAFEVNKEDLSNGIFMSYLKKRLMDPEKVTVLLDKVAEDMGKCEITRGRQALELRSNLSERRALTDRIQAPACPITASTRNLQWAIAHVLPDSRCLEFKSGVKVQLGFAAEFSNIMIIYTRILETPKDIESCSAQLADFAEGPEVDLKHSNQESLQEAGSLLLTMDDLQLLEQPQLFTRISALQRLKMELSFTVCLHYKYTNLDEELVEEQKVSIGKPLVSKLNLHEPRLPRAFSASSSLDLQMSSILESSSFSEDFKANLSGSDPSSIGSASTTWSYYQRPSESLLRSDLKNEPEESISPEFLESEEPPAIKSLPSAASEELPFKFSNLPNSI; translated from the exons ATGGAGGGCATGAATTTGGGTGTGGGAACCCTTAATGAGGCAGTATTAAACAGACTCGGTTACATGCTGGATAATTTAAAGTGTGGTTGGAAACAGCTGGCAAAGGCAGTAGCCGAGCAACCACAGTTCTCTTGTAG TGACAGAGATTTGACTGAATGCTCACTCAAAGTGTTAAGTGCTAATGGCAGCCCTGGCCGATACCTCCTTGCCCTCCTTGCCGATAGAGGGTGTACCCTGGATTTCCTGCTTCAGTGCCTAAGGAAAATTGAGCACAGAGAAGCTGTTGGATTTCTCACTACACAAG TGATGGAACAAATTGCCATCACAATGCAGCCACAGAGTCAGCGGGTACCAGAGGGAAGTCCTGTGATTCTGAGCTGCAAGGCAGTTGGACCTCTGGAGCTCACCTACCAGTGGTTCAAGGGCAAAGATGAG gtTCCTGGAGGCAACGTCCCAGAGCTGCTGCTGAATTGTGTAGGTTCAGCTCAGCAGGGGCACTACATCTGTCGTGTAAGTTTTGGAGACAAGTTTGTCTTCTCGAAATGGGCCCATGTACGTCTACTGAGGTCTGGAGGTGCAAGTGCAG GCCCCAGTGGTAGCTACTTCCCATCGTCATCTAGTGGGTTATATATATCTCAGCATCCCAGGGCTCAGGCATTGGTGGAGGGAGACACTCTATATCTTGAATGTGCTGCTCAGGCCAACCCGCCACCACAGTTCCAGTGGTATCATAACAGACAGCCAATGCCAAAGTCCACAAGAAGCTTCTTGAAG ATTCCATGCATAACCACAGCTGACAGAGGTACATACACTTGTAGGGTTTACAACCTTTATCATGAAATGTGGAGCGATCAGGTCCAAGTTAACATAG GTCCTGGTTCCTTTTCTGATGTCTCATGGGAAACGACTGAAGTAG ATACACCTGATGCACCTCCAAAGCAAATGGGTGATTTTTGCG CCACTGATAAGGTAGCGTTGCTTATGGGGAATATGAACTACCAGCATCACCGACAGCTGAGAGCACCCATGGCGGATGTGCATGAGTTGACAAACCTTCTACGCCAGCTAGACTTTAAAGTTGTCTCTCTGCTGGACCTCAACTGGCAGGAGATGCACAGTGCTGTTACTGAGTTCCTGTTGCTGTTGGATCGAGGTGTTTATG GGTTGTTGTATTTTGCTGGTCATGGCTATGAAAACTATGGGAACAGTTTCATGGTACCCATTGATGCTCCAGCCTCTCATACCTCAAAGCACTGTGTCTGTGTGCAGGACGTGTTACAGCGCATGCAAGAACGTGAGACAGGACTTAACGTCTTTCTGCTGGACATGTGTCGCAAACG AAACCCAAATGATGACAGCATCACACAGACTGGCCCATTGAAAGTTACCGCAAATATAGTGTTTGGCTATGCAAC GTGTGTTGATGCCGAAGCATTTGAAGTAAACAAAGAAGACCTCTCTAACGGAATTTTTATGAGCTACCTCAAGAAGAGACTGATGGATCCAGAGAAGGTCACGGTCTTACTTGACAAAGTAGCAGAAG ACATGGGAAAATGTGAAATCACTCGAGGCCGGCAGGCGTTGGAACTGCGCAGTAATCTTTCTGAGCGCCGTGCTTTGACTGACCGCATACAAGCCCCAGCCTGCCCCATAACAGCATCAACACGCAATTTACAGTGGGCTATTGCACATG TCCTCCCAGACAGCCGCTGTCTTGAGTTTAAAAGTGGCGTGAAGGTACAGCTGGGTTTTGCTGCAGAGTTCTCCAATATCATGATAATCTACACTCGGATATTGGAAACACCTAAAGACATTGAGTCTTGCTCTGCCCAACTCGCTGACTTCGCAGAG GGCCCTGAAGTAGACCTGAAGCACAGCAATCAGGAGAGTCTCCAGGAGGCTGGCAGTTTACTACTTACCATGGATGATCTACAGCTTCTGGAACAGCCTCAGCTCTTCACTCGTATTAGTGCCTTGCAAAGGCTCAAG ATGGAGCTCTCATTTACTGTGTGTCTACACTACAAGTACACTAACCTGGATGAAGAGTTAGTGGAGGAGCAAAAAGTGTCCATAGGCAAACCTCTTGTTTCAAAACTTAACCTCCACGAGCCAAGACTCCCCCGTGCTTTCTCAGCATCTTCCTCATTAGACCTACAAATGTCAAGTATACTGGAGTCTTCATCCTTCAGCGAAGACTTCAAAGCTAACCTGTCTGGCTCAGACCCTTCCTCAATTGGATCTGCCTCCACAACTTGGTCTTATTATCAGAGGCCCAGTGAATCACTCTTAAGATCTGACTTAAAGAATGAACCTGAGGAAAGCATAAGCCCAGAGTTCCTTGAGTCCGAAGAACCTCCTGCCATCAAGAGTTTGCCTAGTGCTGCTTCTGAGGAGCTCCCATTTAAATTTAGCAACTTACCCAATTCCATTTAG
- the LOC127438167 gene encoding mucosa-associated lymphoid tissue lymphoma translocation protein 1 homolog isoform X2: MEQIAITMQPQSQRVPEGSPVILSCKAVGPLELTYQWFKGKDEVPGGNVPELLLNCVGSAQQGHYICRVSFGDKFVFSKWAHVRLLRSGGASAGPSGSYFPSSSSGLYISQHPRAQALVEGDTLYLECAAQANPPPQFQWYHNRQPMPKSTRSFLKIPCITTADRGTYTCRVYNLYHEMWSDQVQVNIGPGSFSDVSWETTEVDTPDAPPKQMGDFCATDKVALLMGNMNYQHHRQLRAPMADVHELTNLLRQLDFKVVSLLDLNWQEMHSAVTEFLLLLDRGVYGLLYFAGHGYENYGNSFMVPIDAPASHTSKHCVCVQDVLQRMQERETGLNVFLLDMCRKRNPNDDSITQTGPLKVTANIVFGYATCVDAEAFEVNKEDLSNGIFMSYLKKRLMDPEKVTVLLDKVAEDMGKCEITRGRQALELRSNLSERRALTDRIQAPACPITASTRNLQWAIAHVLPDSRCLEFKSGVKVQLGFAAEFSNIMIIYTRILETPKDIESCSAQLADFAEGPEVDLKHSNQESLQEAGSLLLTMDDLQLLEQPQLFTRISALQRLKMELSFTVCLHYKYTNLDEELVEEQKVSIGKPLVSKLNLHEPRLPRAFSASSSLDLQMSSILESSSFSEDFKANLSGSDPSSIGSASTTWSYYQRPSESLLRSDLKNEPEESISPEFLESEEPPAIKSLPSAASEELPFKFSNLPNSI; the protein is encoded by the exons ATGGAACAAATTGCCATCACAATGCAGCCACAGAGTCAGCGGGTACCAGAGGGAAGTCCTGTGATTCTGAGCTGCAAGGCAGTTGGACCTCTGGAGCTCACCTACCAGTGGTTCAAGGGCAAAGATGAG gtTCCTGGAGGCAACGTCCCAGAGCTGCTGCTGAATTGTGTAGGTTCAGCTCAGCAGGGGCACTACATCTGTCGTGTAAGTTTTGGAGACAAGTTTGTCTTCTCGAAATGGGCCCATGTACGTCTACTGAGGTCTGGAGGTGCAAGTGCAG GCCCCAGTGGTAGCTACTTCCCATCGTCATCTAGTGGGTTATATATATCTCAGCATCCCAGGGCTCAGGCATTGGTGGAGGGAGACACTCTATATCTTGAATGTGCTGCTCAGGCCAACCCGCCACCACAGTTCCAGTGGTATCATAACAGACAGCCAATGCCAAAGTCCACAAGAAGCTTCTTGAAG ATTCCATGCATAACCACAGCTGACAGAGGTACATACACTTGTAGGGTTTACAACCTTTATCATGAAATGTGGAGCGATCAGGTCCAAGTTAACATAG GTCCTGGTTCCTTTTCTGATGTCTCATGGGAAACGACTGAAGTAG ATACACCTGATGCACCTCCAAAGCAAATGGGTGATTTTTGCG CCACTGATAAGGTAGCGTTGCTTATGGGGAATATGAACTACCAGCATCACCGACAGCTGAGAGCACCCATGGCGGATGTGCATGAGTTGACAAACCTTCTACGCCAGCTAGACTTTAAAGTTGTCTCTCTGCTGGACCTCAACTGGCAGGAGATGCACAGTGCTGTTACTGAGTTCCTGTTGCTGTTGGATCGAGGTGTTTATG GGTTGTTGTATTTTGCTGGTCATGGCTATGAAAACTATGGGAACAGTTTCATGGTACCCATTGATGCTCCAGCCTCTCATACCTCAAAGCACTGTGTCTGTGTGCAGGACGTGTTACAGCGCATGCAAGAACGTGAGACAGGACTTAACGTCTTTCTGCTGGACATGTGTCGCAAACG AAACCCAAATGATGACAGCATCACACAGACTGGCCCATTGAAAGTTACCGCAAATATAGTGTTTGGCTATGCAAC GTGTGTTGATGCCGAAGCATTTGAAGTAAACAAAGAAGACCTCTCTAACGGAATTTTTATGAGCTACCTCAAGAAGAGACTGATGGATCCAGAGAAGGTCACGGTCTTACTTGACAAAGTAGCAGAAG ACATGGGAAAATGTGAAATCACTCGAGGCCGGCAGGCGTTGGAACTGCGCAGTAATCTTTCTGAGCGCCGTGCTTTGACTGACCGCATACAAGCCCCAGCCTGCCCCATAACAGCATCAACACGCAATTTACAGTGGGCTATTGCACATG TCCTCCCAGACAGCCGCTGTCTTGAGTTTAAAAGTGGCGTGAAGGTACAGCTGGGTTTTGCTGCAGAGTTCTCCAATATCATGATAATCTACACTCGGATATTGGAAACACCTAAAGACATTGAGTCTTGCTCTGCCCAACTCGCTGACTTCGCAGAG GGCCCTGAAGTAGACCTGAAGCACAGCAATCAGGAGAGTCTCCAGGAGGCTGGCAGTTTACTACTTACCATGGATGATCTACAGCTTCTGGAACAGCCTCAGCTCTTCACTCGTATTAGTGCCTTGCAAAGGCTCAAG ATGGAGCTCTCATTTACTGTGTGTCTACACTACAAGTACACTAACCTGGATGAAGAGTTAGTGGAGGAGCAAAAAGTGTCCATAGGCAAACCTCTTGTTTCAAAACTTAACCTCCACGAGCCAAGACTCCCCCGTGCTTTCTCAGCATCTTCCTCATTAGACCTACAAATGTCAAGTATACTGGAGTCTTCATCCTTCAGCGAAGACTTCAAAGCTAACCTGTCTGGCTCAGACCCTTCCTCAATTGGATCTGCCTCCACAACTTGGTCTTATTATCAGAGGCCCAGTGAATCACTCTTAAGATCTGACTTAAAGAATGAACCTGAGGAAAGCATAAGCCCAGAGTTCCTTGAGTCCGAAGAACCTCCTGCCATCAAGAGTTTGCCTAGTGCTGCTTCTGAGGAGCTCCCATTTAAATTTAGCAACTTACCCAATTCCATTTAG
- the LOC127438167 gene encoding mucosa-associated lymphoid tissue lymphoma translocation protein 1 homolog isoform X3 has product MEGMNLGVGTLNEAVLNRLGYMLDNLKCGWKQLAKAVAEQPQFSCSDRDLTECSLKVLSANGSPGRYLLALLADRGCTLDFLLQCLRKIEHREAVGFLTTQVMEQIAITMQPQSQRVPEGSPVILSCKAVGPLELTYQWFKGKDEVPGGNVPELLLNCVGSAQQGHYICRVSFGDKFVFSKWAHVRLLRSGGASAGPSGSYFPSSSSGLYISQHPRAQALVEGDTLYLECAAQANPPPQFQWYHNRQPMPKSTRSFLKIPCITTADRGTYTCRVYNLYHEMWSDQVQVNIGPGSFSDVSWETTEVDTPDAPPKQMGDFCATDKVALLMGNMNYQHHRQLRAPMADVHELTNLLRQLDFKVVSLLDLNWQEMHSAVTEFLLLLDRGVYGLLYFAGHGYENYGNSFMVPIDAPASHTSKHCVCVQDVLQRMQERETGLNVFLLDMCRKRNPNDDSITQTGPLKVTANIVFGYATCVDAEAFEVNKEDLSNGIFMSYLKKRLMDPEKVTVLLDKVAEDMGKCEITRGRQALELRSNLSERRALTDRIQAPACPITASTRNLQWAIAHVLPDSRCLEFKSGVKVQLGFAAEFSNIMIIYTRILETPKDIESCSAQLADFAEGPEVDLKHSNQESLQEAGSLLLTMDDLQLLEQPQLFTRISALQRLKILYGVQVW; this is encoded by the exons ATGGAGGGCATGAATTTGGGTGTGGGAACCCTTAATGAGGCAGTATTAAACAGACTCGGTTACATGCTGGATAATTTAAAGTGTGGTTGGAAACAGCTGGCAAAGGCAGTAGCCGAGCAACCACAGTTCTCTTGTAG TGACAGAGATTTGACTGAATGCTCACTCAAAGTGTTAAGTGCTAATGGCAGCCCTGGCCGATACCTCCTTGCCCTCCTTGCCGATAGAGGGTGTACCCTGGATTTCCTGCTTCAGTGCCTAAGGAAAATTGAGCACAGAGAAGCTGTTGGATTTCTCACTACACAAG TGATGGAACAAATTGCCATCACAATGCAGCCACAGAGTCAGCGGGTACCAGAGGGAAGTCCTGTGATTCTGAGCTGCAAGGCAGTTGGACCTCTGGAGCTCACCTACCAGTGGTTCAAGGGCAAAGATGAG gtTCCTGGAGGCAACGTCCCAGAGCTGCTGCTGAATTGTGTAGGTTCAGCTCAGCAGGGGCACTACATCTGTCGTGTAAGTTTTGGAGACAAGTTTGTCTTCTCGAAATGGGCCCATGTACGTCTACTGAGGTCTGGAGGTGCAAGTGCAG GCCCCAGTGGTAGCTACTTCCCATCGTCATCTAGTGGGTTATATATATCTCAGCATCCCAGGGCTCAGGCATTGGTGGAGGGAGACACTCTATATCTTGAATGTGCTGCTCAGGCCAACCCGCCACCACAGTTCCAGTGGTATCATAACAGACAGCCAATGCCAAAGTCCACAAGAAGCTTCTTGAAG ATTCCATGCATAACCACAGCTGACAGAGGTACATACACTTGTAGGGTTTACAACCTTTATCATGAAATGTGGAGCGATCAGGTCCAAGTTAACATAG GTCCTGGTTCCTTTTCTGATGTCTCATGGGAAACGACTGAAGTAG ATACACCTGATGCACCTCCAAAGCAAATGGGTGATTTTTGCG CCACTGATAAGGTAGCGTTGCTTATGGGGAATATGAACTACCAGCATCACCGACAGCTGAGAGCACCCATGGCGGATGTGCATGAGTTGACAAACCTTCTACGCCAGCTAGACTTTAAAGTTGTCTCTCTGCTGGACCTCAACTGGCAGGAGATGCACAGTGCTGTTACTGAGTTCCTGTTGCTGTTGGATCGAGGTGTTTATG GGTTGTTGTATTTTGCTGGTCATGGCTATGAAAACTATGGGAACAGTTTCATGGTACCCATTGATGCTCCAGCCTCTCATACCTCAAAGCACTGTGTCTGTGTGCAGGACGTGTTACAGCGCATGCAAGAACGTGAGACAGGACTTAACGTCTTTCTGCTGGACATGTGTCGCAAACG AAACCCAAATGATGACAGCATCACACAGACTGGCCCATTGAAAGTTACCGCAAATATAGTGTTTGGCTATGCAAC GTGTGTTGATGCCGAAGCATTTGAAGTAAACAAAGAAGACCTCTCTAACGGAATTTTTATGAGCTACCTCAAGAAGAGACTGATGGATCCAGAGAAGGTCACGGTCTTACTTGACAAAGTAGCAGAAG ACATGGGAAAATGTGAAATCACTCGAGGCCGGCAGGCGTTGGAACTGCGCAGTAATCTTTCTGAGCGCCGTGCTTTGACTGACCGCATACAAGCCCCAGCCTGCCCCATAACAGCATCAACACGCAATTTACAGTGGGCTATTGCACATG TCCTCCCAGACAGCCGCTGTCTTGAGTTTAAAAGTGGCGTGAAGGTACAGCTGGGTTTTGCTGCAGAGTTCTCCAATATCATGATAATCTACACTCGGATATTGGAAACACCTAAAGACATTGAGTCTTGCTCTGCCCAACTCGCTGACTTCGCAGAG GGCCCTGAAGTAGACCTGAAGCACAGCAATCAGGAGAGTCTCCAGGAGGCTGGCAGTTTACTACTTACCATGGATGATCTACAGCTTCTGGAACAGCCTCAGCTCTTCACTCGTATTAGTGCCTTGCAAAGGCTCAAG attctctatggggttcaggtctggtga